From a region of the Desulfobacterales bacterium genome:
- a CDS encoding glutamine--tRNA ligase/YqeY domain fusion protein: MNTADSTPTPNFIRSIIAEDIKLNKNNGRVVTRFPPEPNGYLHIGHAKSICLNFGLAAEHNGRCHLRFDDTDPSKESMEYVDSIRADVRWLGFSWGDNLFFASDYFEKLYQYAVELIRAGKAYVDSLSAEEIREFRGTLTEPGRNSPHRSRSVAENLDLFTRMRAGEFKDGAHVLRAKIDMAAPNLLMRDPTLYRIRHTPHYRTGDTWCIYPMYDYTHCLSDSIEGITHSLCTLEFENNRPLYDWVLDELKVDCHPRQIEFARLNLSYTVLSKRKLVQLAEEGHVDGWDDPRMPTLSGLRRRGYTPESIRNFCDRIGVAKRDSMVDVALLEHSVREDLNKRAPRVMAVLQPLKVVIENYPEDQEEMLEAVNNPEDAGMGTRMLPFSRVLYIEQEDFREDPPKKYFRLAPGREVRLRYAYFITCTRVVKDEKTGRIVELYCTYDPATKGGDAPDGRKVKATLHWVSAAHAHTAEVRLYDRLFLNENPTDKKESPDFKASLNPNSLEVLTDCRVEPGLADAAPGSRYQFERLGYFCVDPIDSGNNRLVFNRTVSLRDTWAKIEQRQK, from the coding sequence ATGAATACGGCAGATTCAACCCCGACACCCAATTTTATCCGCAGCATCATCGCTGAGGATATCAAGCTGAATAAAAACAACGGCCGGGTGGTTACCCGCTTCCCGCCGGAACCCAATGGCTACCTGCATATCGGCCATGCCAAATCCATCTGTCTGAACTTCGGACTTGCGGCTGAACATAACGGCCGGTGCCACCTGCGCTTTGACGATACCGATCCGAGCAAAGAGTCCATGGAATATGTCGATTCCATCCGGGCCGATGTCCGCTGGTTGGGATTTAGCTGGGGCGACAATCTCTTCTTTGCATCCGATTATTTTGAAAAGCTCTATCAATACGCTGTCGAGCTGATCCGGGCGGGCAAAGCCTACGTCGACAGTTTAAGCGCCGAAGAAATCAGGGAGTTTCGGGGAACCTTGACCGAGCCGGGCCGAAACAGCCCCCATCGGTCCCGCAGCGTGGCAGAAAACCTGGATTTATTTACACGTATGCGGGCCGGTGAATTTAAGGACGGCGCCCATGTATTGCGGGCAAAAATCGACATGGCCGCGCCCAATCTGCTGATGCGGGACCCGACCCTTTATCGCATCCGGCACACCCCGCATTACCGCACCGGCGACACCTGGTGCATCTACCCGATGTATGACTACACCCACTGCCTTTCGGATTCTATTGAAGGAATCACCCATTCCCTCTGCACACTGGAGTTTGAAAACAACCGCCCCCTGTATGACTGGGTGCTGGATGAACTGAAAGTCGACTGCCACCCCCGGCAGATTGAATTTGCGCGGCTGAACCTCAGCTACACCGTTTTGAGCAAGCGCAAGCTGGTGCAACTGGCGGAGGAGGGGCATGTCGACGGATGGGACGATCCCCGCATGCCGACCCTGTCCGGTCTGCGCCGGCGCGGTTACACACCCGAGTCCATCCGCAACTTCTGCGACCGCATCGGGGTCGCCAAGCGCGACAGCATGGTGGATGTGGCCCTCCTGGAGCACAGTGTCCGGGAAGATTTGAACAAACGGGCGCCGCGGGTCATGGCGGTCTTGCAGCCCCTTAAAGTCGTCATTGAAAATTATCCGGAAGATCAGGAGGAAATGCTTGAAGCCGTCAACAATCCCGAAGACGCCGGCATGGGCACACGCATGCTCCCATTTTCCCGTGTTCTGTATATCGAACAGGAGGATTTTCGCGAAGATCCGCCCAAAAAATACTTTCGACTCGCGCCCGGCCGGGAGGTGCGGCTGCGGTATGCCTATTTTATTACCTGCACCCGGGTGGTAAAAGACGAAAAAACCGGCCGGATTGTCGAACTGTATTGCACCTACGACCCCGCAACCAAAGGCGGCGATGCCCCCGATGGCCGCAAAGTCAAAGCCACCCTGCACTGGGTATCGGCTGCCCATGCGCACACTGCTGAAGTGCGCCTGTACGACCGGCTTTTTTTGAATGAAAATCCCACTGACAAAAAAGAGAGTCCGGATTTCAAAGCCTCGCTGAATCCGAACTCTCTTGAGGTGCTGACGGATTGCCGGGTTGAGCCCGGCCTGGCGGATGCCGCCCCGGGCAGCCGTTATCAGTTTGAACGCCTGGGGTACTTTTGCGTCGACCCCATAGACTCCGGCAACAACCGCCTGGTATTTAACCGGACCGTTTCCCTGCGCGACACCTGGGCCAAGATTGAGCAGCGACAGAAATGA
- the amrB gene encoding AmmeMemoRadiSam system protein B — MKARKAMFAGSWYPDSADACEREIASFINKAKGPVADDKRLVGGIVPHAGWYFSGSIACNVIHRLRQEPLPDVIVVFGMHLHPASPRYMMTEGAWETPFGDLPIATELARELSKRFKFKIETADHFSRDNTIELQLPFIRYFFENAAIVPMGVPPVKESLEVARAVVEIAAGLDLKLKILGSTDLTHYGMNYGFSPKGVGASAVNWVRDENDKRILDAMLAMDPERLIGEALESQNACCAGAAGAAIAAAKTLGAKAAETIAYATSYDKSPGDSFVGYAGVIF; from the coding sequence ATGAAAGCTAGAAAAGCCATGTTTGCCGGGAGCTGGTATCCGGACAGCGCGGATGCATGCGAGCGTGAAATAGCCTCGTTTATTAACAAGGCCAAGGGACCGGTTGCTGATGATAAAAGACTTGTCGGGGGTATTGTCCCCCATGCCGGCTGGTATTTTTCCGGAAGTATTGCCTGCAACGTCATCCATCGCCTCAGACAGGAACCACTGCCGGATGTGATCGTGGTTTTTGGCATGCATCTTCATCCTGCCTCCCCCCGCTATATGATGACCGAAGGGGCCTGGGAAACGCCTTTTGGTGATTTGCCGATTGCAACCGAATTGGCCCGGGAACTTAGCAAACGTTTTAAATTTAAGATTGAAACAGCCGATCATTTCAGCAGGGACAACACTATTGAACTGCAACTCCCCTTTATCAGGTATTTTTTTGAAAACGCAGCCATTGTTCCCATGGGCGTGCCGCCGGTAAAAGAGTCCCTGGAAGTTGCCCGGGCGGTTGTTGAGATTGCCGCCGGGCTTGATCTGAAGCTGAAAATTCTGGGTTCCACCGATTTGACCCATTATGGTATGAACTATGGATTTTCACCCAAAGGGGTGGGCGCTTCGGCGGTGAATTGGGTGCGGGACGAAAATGATAAACGCATCCTGGATGCCATGCTCGCCATGGATCCCGAGCGGCTTATCGGCGAGGCCCTGGAGAGCCAGAACGCCTGCTGTGCCGGGGCGGCGGGAGCGGCCATAGCGGCCGCAAAAACGCTGGGCGCCAAAGCGGCTGAAACCATCGCTTATGCTACTAGCTATGATAAAAGTCCCGGGGACAGCTTCGTCGGGTATGCCGGGGTGATTTTTTAG
- a CDS encoding thioesterase family protein, translating to MNQPHAFSTNIDVRFRDLDALGHVNNAVFFTYFEEGRKNFFQKHFTLSGPTGFGFILAHISCDYLKPVRMTDRLKLHISVGGIKNKSFTFTYKLADRKDDSIVFATGESIQVCYDYSLNKSVPVPPDFKEKLLAFQQR from the coding sequence ATGAATCAGCCCCATGCATTTTCGACAAATATCGATGTCCGCTTCAGAGACCTGGATGCTCTCGGCCATGTGAACAATGCTGTTTTTTTTACTTACTTTGAAGAAGGTCGCAAAAACTTCTTTCAAAAACATTTCACGCTTTCCGGCCCAACCGGGTTCGGCTTTATATTGGCCCACATCAGTTGCGATTATCTGAAACCGGTCCGAATGACGGACCGATTAAAACTGCATATATCCGTCGGCGGCATAAAAAATAAAAGTTTTACGTTTACCTACAAGCTGGCCGACCGCAAGGACGATTCCATTGTGTTTGCAACCGGAGAATCCATCCAGGTCTGCTACGACTACAGCTTAAACAAATCCGTCCCGGTTCCCCCTGATTTCAAAGAAAAACTGCTGGCCTTTCAGCAACGCTAA
- the nifU gene encoding Fe-S cluster assembly protein NifU, whose amino-acid sequence MWEYTDKVKDHFLNPRNVGEIENPDGVGEIGSLACGDALKLYFKLDENKRISEAKFQTFGCASAIASSSALTEMVIGLTLEEAAKITNEDIATYLGGLPKEKMHCSVMGRDALEQAISDYRGQKTEIKEGRIICECFGVTDLEIERAVRENNLKTIEDVTAYVKAGGGCGNCHDNIQEIIDAVQGKALPKKPQPARLTNIQKIKLIEETLEREIRPALKKDGGDIELIDVNGNHVLVKLRGTCAACKASQVTLKHYVESKLRELVTPEIVVEEV is encoded by the coding sequence ATGTGGGAATACACCGATAAGGTCAAAGACCATTTTTTAAATCCGCGCAATGTGGGTGAGATTGAAAATCCAGACGGTGTGGGCGAGATCGGCTCTCTGGCCTGCGGGGATGCGTTGAAGTTGTATTTCAAGCTGGATGAAAATAAGCGCATTTCCGAGGCTAAATTTCAGACATTCGGCTGTGCCAGCGCCATCGCCTCTTCCTCGGCCCTGACCGAGATGGTCATAGGGCTTACATTGGAGGAAGCCGCCAAAATCACCAATGAAGATATCGCCACATACCTGGGGGGCCTGCCCAAGGAAAAAATGCACTGCTCGGTCATGGGTAGGGATGCATTGGAACAAGCCATTTCCGACTACCGCGGCCAGAAAACCGAGATAAAAGAAGGCCGGATCATCTGTGAATGCTTTGGCGTTACGGATCTTGAAATCGAACGGGCGGTCCGGGAAAACAATTTAAAAACCATCGAAGATGTCACCGCCTATGTGAAGGCCGGCGGCGGATGCGGAAATTGTCACGATAACATCCAGGAAATTATCGACGCCGTCCAGGGGAAAGCCCTTCCAAAAAAGCCCCAACCGGCCAGATTAACCAATATCCAGAAAATCAAATTGATCGAAGAAACGCTGGAGCGGGAAATAAGGCCGGCCCTGAAAAAAGACGGCGGCGATATCGAGTTGATAGATGTGAATGGCAATCATGTCCTGGTGAAACTCCGCGGAACCTGTGCCGCCTGCAAGGCCTCCCAGGTCACCCTCAAGCACTACGTTGAATCAAAGCTTAGAGAGCTCGTAACCCCTGAAATCGTTGTTGAGGAGGTATAG